One Chloroflexota bacterium genomic window carries:
- a CDS encoding isopentenyl phosphate kinase family protein, whose translation MSAEGATVFVKLGGSLITDKTLEATPRLDVIRRLAREVRAALDAAPGLRVLLGHGSGSFGHFAARRYGVHLGLAGQGDWRGLAETSAAAARLNRLVVDACLEAGVPALSLQPSASARRRSGALAEMATGPIEAALAHGLVPLVYGDVAFDDDQGTAIISTEDIFLYLARRIPPNRILMAGIVDGVYESDPLRHPDARRIPVITPATLAQGLGGLGGSHGTDVTGGMLGKVRALAALVEERPGLRVHFFSGEIPGRLAEALLGRETFGTILRAGGIHE comes from the coding sequence ATGAGCGCGGAGGGCGCGACGGTCTTCGTGAAACTGGGCGGCTCGCTGATCACCGACAAGACGCTGGAGGCCACGCCGCGCCTGGATGTCATCCGCCGTCTGGCGCGGGAGGTGCGCGCGGCGCTGGACGCCGCACCCGGCCTGCGGGTGCTTTTGGGCCACGGAAGCGGGTCATTCGGGCATTTTGCGGCGCGGCGCTACGGCGTGCACCTGGGGCTGGCGGGGCAGGGCGACTGGCGCGGCCTGGCCGAGACGAGCGCCGCCGCCGCCCGCCTGAATCGCCTTGTCGTGGACGCCTGCCTGGAGGCCGGCGTGCCGGCCCTCTCGTTGCAGCCGTCGGCGTCGGCGCGCCGCCGCTCGGGGGCCCTGGCCGAGATGGCCACGGGGCCGATTGAGGCTGCGCTGGCCCATGGTCTGGTGCCGCTTGTGTACGGCGACGTGGCGTTTGACGACGACCAGGGGACGGCGATCATCTCCACCGAGGACATCTTCCTGTACCTGGCGCGGCGCATCCCCCCGAACCGCATCCTGATGGCGGGCATCGTGGATGGGGTCTATGAGTCGGATCCGCTGCGTCATCCCGACGCCCGCCGGATTCCGGTCATCACGCCGGCAACGCTGGCGCAGGGTCTGGGCGGGCTTGGCGGGTCCCACGGCACCGACGTAACGGGCGGGATGCTGGGCAAGGTGAGGGCGCTGGCGGCCCTGGTGGAGGAGCGGCCGGGGTTGCGCGTGCATTTCTTCTCGGGCGAGATTCCCGGCCGCCTGGCCGAGGCGCTGCTGGGCCGCGAGACGTTCGGGACCATCTTGCGGGCTGGGGGCATCCACGAATAA